The sequence CGCCATTTGCCGGTTCTGGAATATGTTCCTCCTGAGCGATTTGACGAGTTGAAGAAAAAAGCCGAAAATATGGGCTTCCTGTACGTGGCCTCCGGTCCGTTTGTGCGATCGTCGTACAAAGCGGCGGAGTTTTTTTTGGAAGGGTATTTAAAGAAGAACAGTGCCGATTAAAACATTAGCCGAATTCAAAATCGAACGCCTGGAGATACTCGGCCTTGACGGCCGGGCGGACGAGTCCTTGGCCCCGGCCATCGCCAAGGACAAGCTGCTCGACATTTACCGGATGATGGTGTTGTGCCGCGTCTTCGATGAGAAGGCTTTTAAGCTTCAGCGCCAGGGGCGCTTGGGCACCTACCCCCAGATTATCGGGCAGGAAGCCACGCAGGTGGTTCCGGCCTTTTGTCTTCAAAAAAAGGATTGGCTGATCCCCACTTATCGCGGCCAAGGCTCCTATTTTGCCCGGGGCATGCCTTTGGTTAATTCCCTCCTTTATTGGGGCGGCGATGACCGGGGGGTGAGTTTTCCCGAAGGACAAAACGACATGATTTTTTCTATCCCGGTGGGCAGCCATTTAACCCAGGCCGCGGGGCTGGCGTTGGCCGCCAAGTTGAGGAAAGATCCCTCCGTGGTTTTGACTTATTTAGGGGACGGAGCCAGCTCCAAGGGCGATCTTCATGAGGCGCTGAATTTTTGCGGGGTTTGGAAATTACCCGCCATTTATTTGGTTGAAAATAATCAATGGGCCATCTCGGTTCCCAGAAAAATGCAGACGGCTTCTGAAACCATCGCTCAAAAAGCCATCGGGTACAAAGTGCATGGGATTCAAGTGGACGGCAATGATGTTCTGGCCGTCTACAAGGCGGTGGCGGATGCCGTCGAGCGCGGCCGCAAGGGCGACGGCGCGACCCTGATCGAGGCGGAGACTTATCGCCTCGGCGATCATACCACCGCGGACGACGCTTCGCGCTACCGTTCCAAAGAAGAGACCGAGGCCTGGAAAGCCAAGGACCCGGTCACGCGTTTTAAGAAATATCTTTTGAGCAAAGGCGTCTTGGACGAGGACACGGATATTCGTTTCTTCAAGGAGGCCGAGCGCCAGGTCCAGGCCGCCATCGAAGAATATGAAAATTACCCTGAGTCCAACCCGATGGATATATTCACCAATACTTATGCGCAGAATCCACCGCACGTCGAGGAGCAGCGCCGCGAGCTTGAGGAAATCCTAAAAGTCAAAAAGGAGCGCCAAGCCCCGGTGGTGGCCCACGGGGAAGGGCGGTTTCCGTAAATGGCCGAGCTTAATCTCGTTCAAGCCATCAATCAGGGTTTGGCCCAGGCTATGGAGGCCGACGACAAAGTTGTTTTATTGGGCGAGGACGTGGGCTTAAACGGCGGGGTTTTCCGTGTGACCGAAGGGCTGCAGAAGCGTTTCGGCCCCGAGCGCGTGCTCGATACCCCGCTGGCGGAACTCGGCATCGTGGGCGCTTCGGTCGGCATGGCGGTATATGGGCTGCGGCCGGTCTGTGAAATTCAGTTTGAGGGGTTTTTGCCCGCGGTCATGGACCAGGTGATTTGTCATATGGGCCGGTTAAGAAACCGCAGCCGCGGCCGGCATACGGTGCCCATGGTCATCCGCGCTCCGCACGGCGGTTTGGTCCATGCGCCCGAGCATCATTCGGAGTCCCCGGAATCTTATTTCATGCATACGCCCGGCATCAAAGTCGTGGCGCCGGCGACGCCCAAAGACGCCAAAGGCTTGATCATCGCGGCCATCAAAGACCCGGACCCGGTCATTTACTTTGAGCCGAAGAGAATTTACCGCGCCCTCAAAGAGGACGTTCCCGATCAGCCTTATGAGGTGCCCATCGGCAAGGCCAGAGTGGCTAAAGAAGGCAAGGACGTCACCCTTATTTCTTGGGGAGCCATGGTGCATACCTGTCTTGAAGCCGCCAAAAAGCTTTCCGTCGAGGGCGTGGAAGCGGAGGTTATTGATTTGAGAACCATCGCGCCGCTTGATCTGGAAGCCATCTTGTCATCGGTCGCTAAAACCGGGCGCGCGGTGATCGCTCAGGAATCGCCCAAGACCTGTTCGGTGGCTTCGGAAATTTCGGCCTTGATTCATGAGCGCGCGCTTTTGAAACTCCAAGCGCCGGTCAAAAGAGTTTCAGGCTGGGATGCGCGGATGCCTTTATTTCGGCTTGAGAAATATTATGTCCCGGATGCGGATCGCGTTGTCCGTGGCGTCAAGGAGACGCTGCAATTTTAGAATTCAAGCTTCCTGACGTCGGCGAGGGCCTTCATGAAGGGGAAATCGTCCAATGGTACGTTAAGGAAGGCGACGCCGTCCAATCGGAGCAGCATTTAGTCGACGTTTTAACGGACAAAGCCACGGTTGAAATCACCTGCCCTCGGGCCGGAAAAGTTCTCAAAATATTAGCCAAGCCCGGAGACAAGATCAAAGTCGGCCAGACCATCGTTGTGTTCGGCCAAGAAGGGGAGACTTATCAAGGCGCCGGCAACGGCGTTAAGGATCATGCCACGGCCGCGCCGGGCCCTGCGGCGGAGCCCTCCCGCGTGATGGCGGGCGTTTCCGGGACCGGTGAAGTGTCGGCCACCCCGGCCGTCAGAAAATTAGCCAAGGACCTGGGCGTTGATTTGGTGTTGATTCGCGGCACCGGCAGTCAGGGCCGCATCACCGAAGAAGATGTCCGCCAAGCCGCCGGCCCCAAAGTCCAGCCTCAGATGGCGACAGCCGCTTTCGGCCCTGAAGAGCGCGTGCCTTTTTTGGGCATTCGCCGTAAAACCGCGGAGCGCATGATTCACTCCAAGCGCACGGCCGCGCATGTGACTCATGTGGATGAAGCGGATATGACCGAACTTGTCGCCTTGAGGGAACAAACCAAGGCGACGGCCGAGCAGCAGGGCGTTAAGCTGACGTATCTTCCCTACATCGTCAAAGCCGTCGCGGCCGGCCTTAAGGAGTTTCCGTATTTGAACGCATCGCTTGATGAAGCGAAGCAGGAAATCGTTTTGAAGAAATACTATTCGATCGGCGTGGCCGTTGATACGGAGAAAGGCTTGTTTACGCCGGTGATGAAAGACTGCGACAAAAAAAATGTCATTCAAATCGCCAAAGAGCTCGATGCGCTGATCAAGAAAGCGAAAGCCGGGCAGCTTGAAGTCTCTGATCTTCAGGGCGGCACGTTTACCATCACCAATGTCGGCCCGATCGGCGGATTAATGGCGACCCCCGTCATCAATTATCCCGAAGCCGCTATTTTGGGCGTGATGAAAATGGCCAAGCGTCCCGCGGTTAAGGACGGCCAGATTGCGGTCAGGGACATGATGAACCTTTGCTTGTCGTTCGATCATCGTGTTTTAGACGGGGCTGAGGCCGCCCGGTTCATGACGGCGTTGATTAAAAAGCTCGAAGCCCCGGCGTCTCTTTAAGTGATTCAAACGGAAGTTTTGGTCATCGGCGCCGGTCCCGGCGGTTATGTGGGCGCGATCAGGCTCGCCCAATTAGGCAAAAAAGTCCTCCTGGCCGACAAAGACAAGCTCGGCGGGGAGTGCCTGAATTACGGCTGCATTCCCTCAAAAGCCCTGATCGCCGCCGGAAATTTAGTCCATAAAATCAAAAAAGGCAATTTTGGGATTGAGACTCAGGGCCTCTCTGTTAATTTGGAGAAACTTCAGGCCTGGAAAGGCAATTTGATCGGCGGTTTAAATCGCGGCATTCAGGGATTATTGAAAGGCAACGGCGTTCAACTGTTCATGGGGGAAGCGGTCTTTACCGGTCCTCGTCAAGCGACCGTTACAACAGCCCAGGGGAGCGACAAAATCGCTTTTGAAAAAGCCGTGATCGCCACAGGGTCGCGCCCAATGGAGATTCCGGGCTTTGCCGTGGACGGCAACCGCGTGATCGGCTCCAAGGAAGCGCTTGAACTGAAAGTTTTGCCTAAGAGTCTTGTGGTGATCGGCGGCGGGGTCATCGGTCTTGAAATCGGCACTTATTACGCCAAACTGGGCGTTGCCGTGACCGTGGTTGAGCTGATGAATCAATTGTTGCCCGGCATTGATCCTGAATTTGTCATTCCCGTGGTCCGGTCGCTGGAGAAATTGGGCGTCAAAACTTATATCGAGACTCAGGCCGTTGGTTTCCAGGACAAGGGAGCGGAGGCTGCGGTTACGCTTAAAACCACTCATGGCGAGATTGAGCTGATGGCCGAGAAAATTTTGCTTTGCGTGGGCCGCAAGCCCAATAGCCAAAGCTTGGGGCTTGACGCGGCCGGCGTCAATGTCGATTCCAAGGGATTTATTCAAGTCAATGAGCAGGGTGAAACAAGCGCGCCGGGCATTTATGCGATCGGGGATGTGACGCCGGGGCCGCTGTTGGCCCATCGCTCTTCAGCCCAGGCTTTGGCCGCGGCTCAAGCGATTGCCGGCGGCCCGTTTCATTCGATCGGCGCCGTGCCCTGGGCCGTATTCACGGACCCTGAGTTGGCTGTGGTGGGATTGACCGAGCGTCAGGCCAAAGAGCAGGGGCTTTCTGTTTTGGTCGGCAAGTTTCCATTCGCGGCTTCAGGCCGCGCCCTGGCCGCGGGCGAACCGGATGGCTTCGTTAAAGTCGTGGCCGACAAGAACAGCAAAAAGGTTCTAGGGGCGGGCATCGTCGGTCCCGAAGCCTCGGATTTAATCAGCGAGGCGGCCTTGGCCGTGCGTTTGGGGGCTACGCTTGACGATGTGGCTTCAACCATTCATCCTCACCCGACGCTGCCGGAAGCCTTCCATGAAGCCTGCGAAGCGGCCTTGGGCCAAGCCATCCATATTCTGCCGCCGCGCCCACAGCCGCAAACCATTCAATCATAACAGGCATAAAAGGAGGAAACATGTGTTCTAAAGATTGCAAGAAATACGGGATCGCGGCCGGAACTTCGGTGGTTTTGGTGACGGCGATGGAGTTTGTTGTTCATCATCTCATTCTGAGTCCGACTTATCAGAAACCTGAATTCGCTTCGATTTGGAATACGCCGGAAACAATGAATTCGCGGATGCCGGCCATGCTCTTGGCTCATGCCTTGTTCGGCCTGGTCTTCGCCTGGATTTATACCAAGGGATACGAGGAGGCCAAACCTCCCTTGCCGCAAGGTTTGCGCTATGGGCTGATGGCCGGACTTTTAACCGGCGTTCATTCGGCCCTGATTAATTATTTTGTTTATCCTGTTTCTTGCGGATTAGCCTGTTCCTGGGCTGCGGCGGCCGTTGTTGAATGCTTGATCCTGGGCGCCGTTGTTTCTTTCATTTATCGCCCTCATTCGCATTGATGAAACGCCGGGCCGTCTCGTTATTATTTTTGCTGATGGCGGCTTGGCCGTGTTTAGCCTGCAAAAAAGAGACGATTCAAACTGCAGCCGGACCTATCGAGACCGCGGTCAGCCGACCTAAAGGCAAAGGCCCCTTTCCTTTATTGGTGATTGCTCCGGCTAAGCAATACACCATGGAAGGAAAAATTTTCGAAGAGCTGGCTCATGGGGCGGCCGGT is a genomic window of Elusimicrobiota bacterium containing:
- the lpdA gene encoding dihydrolipoyl dehydrogenase, producing MIQTEVLVIGAGPGGYVGAIRLAQLGKKVLLADKDKLGGECLNYGCIPSKALIAAGNLVHKIKKGNFGIETQGLSVNLEKLQAWKGNLIGGLNRGIQGLLKGNGVQLFMGEAVFTGPRQATVTTAQGSDKIAFEKAVIATGSRPMEIPGFAVDGNRVIGSKEALELKVLPKSLVVIGGGVIGLEIGTYYAKLGVAVTVVELMNQLLPGIDPEFVIPVVRSLEKLGVKTYIETQAVGFQDKGAEAAVTLKTTHGEIELMAEKILLCVGRKPNSQSLGLDAAGVNVDSKGFIQVNEQGETSAPGIYAIGDVTPGPLLAHRSSAQALAAAQAIAGGPFHSIGAVPWAVFTDPELAVVGLTERQAKEQGLSVLVGKFPFAASGRALAAGEPDGFVKVVADKNSKKVLGAGIVGPEASDLISEAALAVRLGATLDDVASTIHPHPTLPEAFHEACEAALGQAIHILPPRPQPQTIQS
- a CDS encoding 2-oxo acid dehydrogenase subunit E2, yielding MLEFKLPDVGEGLHEGEIVQWYVKEGDAVQSEQHLVDVLTDKATVEITCPRAGKVLKILAKPGDKIKVGQTIVVFGQEGETYQGAGNGVKDHATAAPGPAAEPSRVMAGVSGTGEVSATPAVRKLAKDLGVDLVLIRGTGSQGRITEEDVRQAAGPKVQPQMATAAFGPEERVPFLGIRRKTAERMIHSKRTAAHVTHVDEADMTELVALREQTKATAEQQGVKLTYLPYIVKAVAAGLKEFPYLNASLDEAKQEIVLKKYYSIGVAVDTEKGLFTPVMKDCDKKNVIQIAKELDALIKKAKAGQLEVSDLQGGTFTITNVGPIGGLMATPVINYPEAAILGVMKMAKRPAVKDGQIAVRDMMNLCLSFDHRVLDGAEAARFMTALIKKLEAPASL
- the pdhA gene encoding pyruvate dehydrogenase (acetyl-transferring) E1 component subunit alpha, with the translated sequence MPIKTLAEFKIERLEILGLDGRADESLAPAIAKDKLLDIYRMMVLCRVFDEKAFKLQRQGRLGTYPQIIGQEATQVVPAFCLQKKDWLIPTYRGQGSYFARGMPLVNSLLYWGGDDRGVSFPEGQNDMIFSIPVGSHLTQAAGLALAAKLRKDPSVVLTYLGDGASSKGDLHEALNFCGVWKLPAIYLVENNQWAISVPRKMQTASETIAQKAIGYKVHGIQVDGNDVLAVYKAVADAVERGRKGDGATLIEAETYRLGDHTTADDASRYRSKEETEAWKAKDPVTRFKKYLLSKGVLDEDTDIRFFKEAERQVQAAIEEYENYPESNPMDIFTNTYAQNPPHVEEQRRELEEILKVKKERQAPVVAHGEGRFP
- a CDS encoding alpha-ketoacid dehydrogenase subunit beta: MAELNLVQAINQGLAQAMEADDKVVLLGEDVGLNGGVFRVTEGLQKRFGPERVLDTPLAELGIVGASVGMAVYGLRPVCEIQFEGFLPAVMDQVICHMGRLRNRSRGRHTVPMVIRAPHGGLVHAPEHHSESPESYFMHTPGIKVVAPATPKDAKGLIIAAIKDPDPVIYFEPKRIYRALKEDVPDQPYEVPIGKARVAKEGKDVTLISWGAMVHTCLEAAKKLSVEGVEAEVIDLRTIAPLDLEAILSSVAKTGRAVIAQESPKTCSVASEISALIHERALLKLQAPVKRVSGWDARMPLFRLEKYYVPDADRVVRGVKETLQF